TTGGCGACCGAATTGTCCCCGGAGAGAAGCTGTTTCATCTCCTCGTTGACCGCGGTGACGGCGGCGCCGTCGAGATAGGCCTGGGCGATGCCGGTACTCGCGGTGGACAGCAGCGGGACGACCTCCCGCTCGATCTTGTCCGCGGCGTCCAGCCAGGCCTGGGCCATCGCGAACATGCGATCCTCGTCACCGGCGGGCCACTCGGCGCCGGTGACCCAGCCCAGCCAGCGCAATCCCTCCGGCAGGTACAGCGACACGACGGAAGCCGTTCAGCCGCGCAGATTCCGGAAGTTCTCGCGGCCGGAGGCCTCGTTGGCAGTGAAGTTCCCGGCGGCGTCGATCAGGCCGCGGCCGATCGAGCCGATCGCGGTGGCCATCTGGGTGCCACCGGTCAGCAGGTTGTCCCGCGCGGCGACATATCCGTCCCGGCCGTCCGCGAATTGCCTTCCGTACGAATCCGTCCCCCAGGTCTGCGGGCCGTAATCGTGCAGCCGGGTGGTCAGTTCGCCGACGATCGCGGCGAGTTCACCCTGCGCGGAACCGGATCCGCCGCCGCTGAGCCGGCGGCCCGCATCGGCCAGTCGGTCCGGATACACCACGATCGCGCCGCTCGTCATGACACCTGCTCCGATCACTCACCTGTGATTCACCCGAGATTGCTGCAACGGCAATCTCGATGTCACCTCTCGTAGTTCCGCAGACTCTAGCGATTCCGGATCGTCGCGGTGGGACAGCGGCGTTAAATCGGTGTGATTTCCGGTCCCGGCGCTCAGTCCACCGTGACGCCGGCGATGATCAACTGGTAGTACGCGCTGTCGAGATCGTGGTCGGCCCCGGCGAATACCGCGGCGAGGTCGGGGCGCCGTACCTTGCCTGCCTCCGCCGCGCGGACCAGGGCCGAGATCGCGCCGGGCCGCGGCGGGGTGTGCGCGCCGAGCAGTTCGGTGAGCACGAGTACGGTCGCCGCGGTGCTGTGCACCGGGGGCAGTGCCGGGCCCGGATCGCTCACTGCGCCACTGTGATACCACTTCCCGCCGGACCACCAGTAGCAGAACGACAGCAGGCCACCGCGTGAGCGTGGGTCCAGTACCGGATCGGCGACCCAAACCGGTGCTCCCGCATAGAGATCCGGCAGCGGACCACCGGAGTTGTAGGCGGCGTACAGTTCCGGGGCCTCACTCACTCCCCCGGACAGTACAGCCCGGCCCCCCGGCAGCACGAACAGCGATGAGCCACTGCGCCATTCGTCCTCGAACCAGGCCAATGCGGGCGTCACCCCCGGCCCCTGTGGCGAACCGAGCGCCAGGAAGGCGGCGGCGATGATCGCCCACCGCCCCCACAGCGCGGGCAGATCCGGCAATGCGGAGTCCGAGGTCGCGGGCGTCTGCGCGGATCGGACGGCCTCGGCCGCCTGCCGGGGCGTGCGCACCTGACGATCGTCGTGCCGGATGTAGGCGGCCAGCCAGACCGGCAGCCGCCGACGCGGAAAGGCCCGCAGATCCTGCCGATAGGCCTCGGGCTCGAACAACTGGTCGTCGGGGAAGGGCTCCTCGCCACCGTCCTGGATCACGTCGAATCCGCGGCCGGCCTCGGCCTCGATCAGCAGTCGCCACCACGGTCCGTCGTCGTCGGCCGTCGACAGGAGGCGATGATCGCGCACCGCGGCCAGGATCCGCTCGGGGGGCTCCACCCGGGCCACCCGGCCCTGGTCGTCGACGAAGCCGACATAACCCGCCTCGGCCGCCGTGGTGAGCGCGAACACCGCCTCCATCCGGGACCAGCCCGCGGGGCCGAGCATGATCAGGTCGCGGCCGATCAGGCCGCCGAGTTCACGCAGGCGAGCGGCCCGCTCGGGATCGGCCGCGCGCACCGGCGCCGGGTCCTCCACTGGCGGCGACGAGACCTCTTGCACGGCAACCGCTTCGACGCTACGCTCGCCCGCGAGCGGGTCGACGCCCAGTTCGCCGAGCAGGAACGGCACGTCGGCGGCGCCGGAGAAGGCGCTGGGGGTGTCACCCTCGGAACTGGTCACCTCGCCGAATCTCCTCGTCCGCGTGCCGAATCCGGTGTCAGCTCTTGCCATCCTGACACAGCGATGACGCAGCTCCCGGCGACCGGTGGGCCGATGACGGCGGTCCGATCGCGAGTTCGCCCGGCCGTCATCAGCTTGTTGCCCGCAGTCCTCGTGTTCGTGGTGTGATGGCAGTGTCCGCCCTGCCCGCGAGGAGGTTCCGTGTCCAGCGATCCGCTCGAGGTCCACATCGACGATCTGCGTCGCGCCGGAAAGAATTTCGAGGCCCTGAAGGACACGCTGGCCTCCATCGTGTCGACCCTCACCGGTGGCCTCAACAGCCTCGGAGAGCCCTGGGGCGACGACGAGATGGGCAAGAAATTCTCGGAGGGCGCCAGCGGCTACATCGCTTCCCGGGACGACCTGCTCGGCAAGGACGGCGCCTTCGCCTCCTACGAAAACCTGTTCAGCACATACGGTGCCGATATGGTCGACGCCGCCGACGCGTTCCAGAAACACGAGGATTCGTTCGGCGAGAAGTACATCGCGGCGATCGGCGGCAGCGGCAGCGGCGGTAACGGCGACAACGGCGGTGGCAACGGCGGAGCGAACGGTTCCGGCAGCGGCGGCGCGAACGGTTCGGGCAGCGGTGGAAACTCGGGCGGTACCGGCGGCGGTACCTCCGGCGGCAGTGGCGGCGGCACCGCCGGAAGCTCCGGTGGCGCCGGTTCCGCGGGCACCGGCCAGAGCGCCGGAAGTGCCGGTGCGGTCCCCACCGCGGGATCGCTCGGCGGGCTGGGCTCGGGACTCGGCTCCGGCGCGACCTCGCCGAACTCCCTCGGCTCGGGCACCGGCGGACTCGGCTCCGGCCTGGGCTCGCTCGGCTCGGGCACGAGCGGACTCGGCTCCGGCACCGACGGACTCGGCTCCGGCAGCCAGGGTTCGAGCGGCCTCGGCACGAACGGCCTCGGCACCGACGGCCTGGGTGGCAACGGAACCGGTTCGGACGGAACGGGTTCGGGTGACGGCGCCTACGGCAGCTCGGGCGGCCCGTACAGCAGCACCGATCCCGGATACGCCGCGGCCAAGGCCGGCACCGATCCCTACGGCTATGCGCCCGACGGCACGCCGCTGGGTCCCGACGGGCTGCCCCTCACCGGCGGGTACGCCGCGGGCGGCCCCAACGGTGGCTACGGGACCGGTGGCAGCGGTTCGGGATACCAGGACGCGCTGAGCCGCTCCGCGACCACCGGTGGCAGCACCCCCACCGGATCCGGCCAGACCGGCGGCACCGCCGGTGGCAGTGGCGGCACCGCGGGTAGCTCCTCGAATCCCCAGGGTCCCTTCCAAGGTGAGCAACTGGCGAAGGGCACCGCCGGTACGGCTGCGGGAGCGCGTGCGGGCGCCGCCGGGGCCGGTGGCATGCCGTACGGGCCCGGCGGCGGCCCGGGCGGCGGCTCCGGCGCAAAATCCTCGGAATCCGAACGCAAGAAGCGCAAGCCGGCCAAGGCGGAGCGCCCCGACGAACCGGAACAGCCCGTACCCGAGACCGGCAGCGGCATCTGGGAGCAGTCGGGCTGGTCCAAGCCCCCCGGCACCTGATCCCGGAAGGTGGAGCGTGAATCCCGAACCGTCACTACAGGAGTCGTTCGACGAGATCGAGTGGCAGGAGACCCTGCTGGCCGAATTCTGTGCCGCGATGAGCGAAGTCGCGGATCTCGACGAGGCCGAACTCGTGAGCCGGGCCGCGACCGATCTGATCGATCGCATCAGTCACTGGGCCACCGTCGACGAATTTCATCCGGCGTTCGTCCGGGCCGTGACCGCCGCCGAGGTGCCGCCGGCGGCGCTGGCGGGGGCGGGCGGGCACGGCGAACCGGCGATCCTGGCCTTCCTGCGGCAGTTGCTGGCCGAGCTGGAGCGGCGCCGGCCCTGGCCGGAACCGGTTTTCGCGGAGGTCGATTCGGACGAGTGGCCCTCCCCCGGCTCCGGGGTGCCGATCGGCTGGATCGAGCTGTCGGCGCCGCTGGTCGAGCACGCCGTGAAGGCCACGTTCGACGAGGCCGGTCGCGAGGGCGCGCCGGTGCTGGTGTTGCGGCTGCGCGGCGGTCAGCTGCTCGCACTCATCGGCGAGTCCCGGTCCAGCCCCGCACGGTTCGTCGTGACGCTGCCGGACGCCGAGGGACAGCGCGACGCCACCGAGGTGCTCGAGTATCTGGTCGAGTACACCGGCCTGCCGGTGCGCACCGACGGCATCGAGCGGACCTTCACGATGCTGTCCGATTTGTGATGTACTGATTCCGTGTCGCGACCCAACGAACGACTGGTCACGGATTTCGCCCAGTTCTTGGATTCCTTCCACGATGTCATGGCGCAGATGATCGACGCGCGGCAGCGCCGGGATGCGCTCACCGCGTCGGCGAGTGTGGAACGCGGGCGAATCACCGTGGAGGTGAACGCATCCGGGTCCATCGTGCGCACGACCTTCACCGAGGACGTCGACGATCTGAGCTACGGCCAGATCGCCCGGGCCACGGTGACCGCTGCCCAGCAGGCCGCGGCCGAGGTAAAGCGCAAGGCGGACGAACTGCTGGCCCCGCTGCACGCCGCCCGGGCCCACCTGCCGAAGCTGGGCGATTTCATCGAGGGCCTGCCCGACCTGCAGCAGAGCATCGCCGCCCCGCCGCCGGCGCCGCTGACGCCACCCGGTGAACGGGAGAACAATTCGGTACGAACAGAATACGAGGACGCGGTCGAATATCGGCCGCAACAGCGCGGCACCTTCGATCGCTGAAAGGGAATGTCTTGTCCGACAACGATTTCACCGCTGATGTTGCGGAATTCCGGGAGCAGGCCGCGGAAATCAATCGGTTACAGGACGAACGGACGCGGCTGATGGGCATCGGCACCGCCGAGCGCCGCCGGGTCACCGTCACGGTCAACGCCGACGGAATTGTGATCGACATCAAATTCTCCTCCGACATCGACGATCTGGAGTACGAGGAGATCGCCACCGCGATCACGGAGGCCTCCCGGCAGGCCGTCGCCGACGTGGCCCGGCAGACCACCGCGCTGTTCGCGCCGATCACCGTGGAATCGACGGGACGGGTCGGATTGGAGGAGACGCTGGCCGACATCGACGCGCTGCGCGACCTGAACCGGTAGTTCCGTCGCACGCGGCGGCTTTCCCGAAATCCGCTGCGGAACAGTGGGTTAACAGGCGGTACCCCCCGGACCCACGACGCGCGCCCGTGCCCGGCCTGTGATAGATAGTCCATACAGAACGGCACGTGGGAGTTCACCGTGGCTAATCCGAACCTCGACGACGACACCGGTTGGGCCGGACTCGGCGCGTCGGCGAAGAACAACGATCTCATGCTCGAGCCCGGAACCGCCGAGCAGGCCGCTCTTTTCGTCGAGGACGCGCTGAATTCGGTTGTCGGTGTGCACGCCTGGATCCTGCAGAACATGCAGACGGCCAGTCCGACGGTCGCCAGTACGACCTCCGGCACCGATCTGGCGGGGGTGTTCCACAAGAAGATCGGCACCGATCTGGTGCAGCGCATGGAGAAGCACCGCACCATCCTCACGAATATGGGTAACGCCTTCGTCGAGGCCGGAAAGGCGTATGCGCGGGCCGAGGGCACCAGTGCGGAGAACTTCGGCGCCACCAGCGCGCTGTCCACCATGTCGTTCAACGATCCCGGCGGCACGCCGCCACCCGGCGCACCGTTCGTGCAGGCGCTCCCGCCACGCGGCACCCCGAACTGGCCGGACACCCCGATGGACAGCATCTCCATCACGCCCGAGCAGGGCACCAATCTCAGCTGGCAGCAGCTGTATTCGATCGGACAGAGCATCGATGCGCAGGCGGTCGCGAATGCGGGTGGCGTCTGGTATTGGCTGGCGCAGATCGCGCTGGAACCGGTCTTCGTGAAACTCAACGCGAAGGTCACCTCGGTCCGGGACAAGTGGACCGGCAACGGGGCGACCGCGTCGATCAACGCGACCACGAAGTACACGACCCAGTCGAAGGTACTCACCGACGACATGAACAAACTGGGCGATCTGCTGATCTTCACCGCGGACTGGCTGCAGAACACCAAGCTCACCGCGCCGACGACCCCGAATCCGCCGACCACCGACGGCACCGGGCATCAGCTCACGCCCGCCGCGGTCGAAACCATGCTGCAGCAGTACCAGACCGCGTTCACCACGAACTACCACGACAACTTCGGCGGGACCACCAACAATGTCGTGGCGCTCTCGGAACCGGCCGACATCACCGACGGCACCGTGAACAGCGGCAATCCGGCGACGACCAACGCGAATCCGGACAACTTCCGGAGCAACTACGTCGACACGACCCCGCCGAACACCGAGTACACCCCGTCGAACAGCAACTCCGGCAACACCGGAACCGGAAATTCCGGCAGTTACTCCAGCGGCAACGGGGACACCGGAACCGGCACCACCTCGATTCCGAACAACGGTGACACCGGAACCGGGAACAGCGGCACCGGAACGGTCGACCCCATATCGGACGCACTTCCCGATACCTCCGGCACCACAACGGATCCGAGCCTCACCGATCCGCTCACCTCGGCCGCCACGACCCCACCGGATACGGGTACCGACGGCCTGCCGACGCTGCCGACCGATCCGCTCTCCGATCCCTCCGGCGAGTTCCCGGGAATGCCGTTCATGGGCAACCCCATGCTCGGTGGCGCGGCCGGCGATCTGGCCCGGGCGGAGCGCAGCCTGCTGTCGGGCCTCGGCGGCAAGGGTGGTTTCGGTGGCTCGAATCCGCTTGCGGCGGAGGAGAAGCTGCTCCAGGAACAGTCGAAGTTGTTCCCGCGCTCCAAGATGCCGCTGCCGGGTGAGGAGCTCGGCCGGGCCGGAGCGGTGGAGGGCCGCGAGCCGGGCATGCCGTTCGGTGGTTCACCGGCCGGCAAGAAAGACGAGGAGAAGGAGCGTAAACGCTCCGAACTGCTCAACTCCACAGAACATCTGGACGAGGCGATCGGCGAACTCGATCGCAGTATCCGCCCGGTGCTGGACCGGTGAGCGTCACCTGGAACCTCACCGACGCCGAACTGGTCGTCGCCTGGGAACGACTGTTCGAGGAACGACTGCCCTCGCCACTGTGCGCGCTGTTGGACGAGCACTACGCGGAGGACTACCGGCGGCTGGCCGACCGGACGTGGAACACCATGTGGGAGCGGCACGACGGTTCGCTGCAGGACGCGCTGGGCCGGGTGGCGCGCGCCGACGTCCGGGTGCTGGCGCGCAGTGTCGATCCGGCCGATGCCGAGAATTCCGTGGCACGCGCGCGGGTGCTGGGGGCCCGGCAGGGTCCGGTGGCGGTTTTGATCCGGCAGCTTCCCGGCAAAACCATGTGGCACAGCGGTGGTTTCGTGATCACCATGGGGACCTCCGACCGGCTGGCCGGCGCGATCGTGGGCGCGCTGCCCGGTTGCGAACCGGGGCGGTTGCCGGACACCCCGATGGTGAACGCACCGGACCGCAGTGACACCGATCACTGGTACGGCCGTTCCGAGGTGCTCGACAGCTACGTCGAACTGCAGCGGCGCAGCGACGCGTGGTTGCGGCTGCCGATGCGGGTCCTCGGCGTCATCGAAACTTTCCAGGGCAGTTCGATTTTCGGGCCGCGCGGGATCACCCGGCATCGAATATTCTGGCGGGATCTGGTGGACGACGGCCGATACGCGATCGCCGACACCACCACCCCGGTCGCCGTGGCGGCCGACCCACATCGGCTGGCGGCGATGATCGGTGCCGACATCGCCAAGGTACTGCAGACATTGGAGGACGAGCGCAGTGCCTGAGCGAACCTGGTTTCCGGAGGACGACGGCGACGGGTATCCCGGCGCGTTCCACGACGGCGTCTACGAGGGTGATGATCCCGAATCGACCGAGGCACCGGATGATTCGGCCGCCGAACCGCCGTTGAGCGAGCCCGAACCGGAGCCGGACGAGCCGGTGTTCACCACCTACACCACCGGCCACGCGGCGCTGCGCGGTGGTGAAATCCGGGTGACCGCAACCGAATCCGGGTTGCCGATGGCATTGCACGTCGATGCCGCGCAATTGCGCCGCAAGCCGGAGGATCTGGCCGATGATCTGCTGCGGCTGTGCCGGCTGGCCGCCAACCGTGCCGGGCTGACCCGGCGCACCCAGCTCGCCGAGCAGGGGTTCGCGGAACGGACTCTGGATCTGCTCGGCCTGCCCACCCAGGATGCGGTGGAACAGAACGAGATCGGTGACGAGAAGGACCACGACTACGAGCCGCGCAGCTGGCTCGATCGAGACGGGAGTGCCTGGTGAGTGGGACGGGGATCAAGGACACGACTGCGTGGCCGACGTTGCTCGACAACGCCGTCGGCGGAACACTACTGTTCGACGCCAGCTCCGCACAGGCCTGCATCACCGCCTGCCACACCCTACTCGCCACCATCGAATCCCTGCTCACCACCGTCAACGGCACCCACACCCCCTCCAAACCCCTCATCACCTACGCCTCCGACGCCTACAACACCCACTCCAGCGCACCGGTAGTACACACCGACAACGACACCATCGGCTCCGCCACCAGCTTCCGCCACCTCCTCCAGAACAAATGGGCCGAACTCGCCCAACGCCTGCGCCAGCACAAACAAATCGTCACCGACATGGGCAAAACCTTCGCCGCCGCAGCCAACGCCTACGAACTCGCCGAAACCACCAACCACGACAACTTCGAACTCATCGTCCCCACCACCGGCGACCCCTACACCTTCAACACCAACAACCCCATCACCCCCAACGCCGACAACTGGCCCAACGAAGCCGCCTCCGGCCCCACCGGCCTGCACAACTTCGTCGCCGACCCCCACGCCGCCACCGTCGCCGGCGAAGCAGAACCCGGCAGCATGTTCAACCTCGCCCAGTTCTACTTCATGTCCATATCCATCCAAACCAACAACCCCGTCCTCNNNNNNNNNNNNNNNNNNNNNNNNNNNNNNNNNNNNNNNNNNNNNNNNNNNNNNNNNNNNNNNNNNNNNNNNNNNNNNNNNNNNNNNNNNNNNNNNNNNNNNNNNNNNNNNNNNNNNNNNNNNNNNNNNNNNNNNNNNNNNNNNNNNNNNNNNNNNNNNNNNNNNNNNNNNNNNNNNNNNNNNNNNNNNNNNNNNNNNNNNNNNNNNNNNNNNNNNNNNNNNNNNNNNNNNNNNNNNNNNNNNNNNNNNNNNNNNNNNNNNNNNNNNNNNNNNNNNNNNNNNNNNNNNNNNNNNNNNNNNNNNNNNNNNNNNNNNNNNNNNNNNNNNNNNNNNNNNNNNNNNNNNNNNNNNNNNNNNNNNNNNNNNNNNNNNNNNNNNNNNNNNNNNNNNNNNNNNNNNNNNNNNNNNNNNNNNNNNNNNNNNNNNNNNNNNNNNNNNNNNNNNNNNNNNNNNNNNNNNNNNNNNNNNNNNNNNNNNNNNNNNNNNNNNNNNNNNNNNNNNNNNNNNNNNNNNNNNNNNNNNNNNNNNNNNNNNNNNNNNNNNNNNNNNNNNNNNNNNNNNNNNNNNNNNNNNNNNNNNNNNNNNNNNNNNNNNNNNNNNNNNNNNNNNNNNNNNNNNNNNNNNNNNNNNNNNNNNNNNNNGGGATCAAGGACACGACTGCGTGGCCGACGTTGCTCGACAACGCCGTCGGCGGAACACTACTGTTCGACGCCAGCTCCGCACAGGCCTGCATCACCGCCTGCCACACCCTACTCGCCACCATCGAATCCCTGCTCACCACCGTCAACGGCACCCACACCCCCTCCAAACCCCTCATCACCTACGCCTCCGACGCCTACAACACCCACTCCAGCGCACCGGTAGTACACACCGACAACGACACCATCGGCTCCGCCACCAGCTTCCGCCACCTCCTCCA
This DNA window, taken from Nocardia sp. BMG111209, encodes the following:
- a CDS encoding YbaB/EbfC family nucleoid-associated protein, whose protein sequence is MSDNDFTADVAEFREQAAEINRLQDERTRLMGIGTAERRRVTVTVNADGIVIDIKFSSDIDDLEYEEIATAITEASRQAVADVARQTTALFAPITVESTGRVGLEETLADIDALRDLNR
- a CDS encoding ESX secretion-associated protein EspG produces the protein MSVTWNLTDAELVVAWERLFEERLPSPLCALLDEHYAEDYRRLADRTWNTMWERHDGSLQDALGRVARADVRVLARSVDPADAENSVARARVLGARQGPVAVLIRQLPGKTMWHSGGFVITMGTSDRLAGAIVGALPGCEPGRLPDTPMVNAPDRSDTDHWYGRSEVLDSYVELQRRSDAWLRLPMRVLGVIETFQGSSIFGPRGITRHRIFWRDLVDDGRYAIADTTTPVAVAADPHRLAAMIGADIAKVLQTLEDERSA
- a CDS encoding YbaB/EbfC family nucleoid-associated protein is translated as MSRPNERLVTDFAQFLDSFHDVMAQMIDARQRRDALTASASVERGRITVEVNASGSIVRTTFTEDVDDLSYGQIARATVTAAQQAAAEVKRKADELLAPLHAARAHLPKLGDFIEGLPDLQQSIAAPPPAPLTPPGERENNSVRTEYEDAVEYRPQQRGTFDR